The genomic DNA CCCGGGCCGCAAACGAGGCGGCGACCGAACTGCGGTCCGACGTCTACAGCACCCACCTGCCGCCCGGTCAGCACGCCAGCGCACAGGCCGAAATCGCCGAGATGTGGTGGGTGGATCCCGCGGCACTTGACGTGCCAGCGGGTTATCGTTTGGCGCCGCTGAGTTCCCGCGTGCTGCAACTGTTGGCACAAGGCACCGTCCCGGGACAGCACCGGTAGGAGGCAACCTCATGGACATGACCATGGATGAGTTTGAAACGCTCGTTACCGAGGTGCTCGACTCCCTCGATGATGAGATCGTGGGCGGGCTAGAAAACCTCGTCTTTGTCGTGGAGGATCGTCCTGCCGACGGTTCCATGGACTTGCTGGGGTATTACGAAGGCTACGACCGAGATGCGCGTGCTGATTACGGATTCGGCCAACTGCCCGATCAGATCGTGCTGTTCCGTGAGCCGCTACTGTCAATCTGCGATGACGTACAACAGTTGCGACACGAGGTCAGAGTGACCCTGATTCACGAAATCGCACACTACTACGGCATCGACGACGACGCTCTGCACGAGCTGGGCTGGGCCTAGGGTAGCCGTCGCATCTTGCCGCCCCAACTACAAGGAGACCCCAATGACTCAGTATCAGCCATATCCGCATCCCACTGAGTCGCCTGAACTCGGCTTCGATTCCCTTCCCACGCCCCAAGACCGAGAAACCTTGGGCAGCTGGATGCTGGTCGTGTTGCTGACCCTCATACCGCTGGTGAACATTATCTACCTGCTCGTATTGGCTTTTGGGACCAGTACCTCCGCTGCCAAACAGAACTTTGCCAGGGCCAGTCTTATCTGGATGGCCGTTGGACTCGTGTTAGCCATTGTGCTGGGAATTCTTCTGGCAGTCGCCGGGTTGTCGGTGTTCGCGGAGCTGGCCAATATGTACCTCAGCACTGCGGTGTAGTCCTATTCGTCCTGGTTCCACCGCGTTATGCTACGGTAACGAGCAGCTTTGGGGAGCGGGAGGGACAATGGAGCTTCAGAGCGAAGAACGTCAAGCGTTTCAGCGACGTGAGTGGACTGTCCAACGATTCGGCATCCTCGTGCTGGTCGCGTTTATTGTGGCAGGCTTTTTGGGTTTGCTGGGTGCCGGACCGTTAGCCACTACAACATCTTCCAGTTCGCAGGGTATGGTCACGGTCGAGCATGACTGGATCGTTAGAGCGAATGCAGAAACCACCATGCACGTCAGGATCGCACCGGAAGCCGTTGAGAACGATACCGTCACCCTGGAATTCACCGGACCGTGGGTCAGTGGCGTTGACCTCGAATCGATTTCCCCCGACCCCGTGGAACAACACGCCATCCCGGATGGGACTGCGCTGACATTTATGGTCGAACCTTCCAGCGACATCGACGTGTCATTGACCCTGATACCTCAAGAGCTTTTCCAGCGTGAAGCTCAAGTTACCGTCGCGGAGGAAACCGTCTTGTTTAACCAGTTCGCCCTGCCTTGAGGAGTTTGTAGTGGATGTCGTCATTCGTGCTGCAGCCGTCTACCTGCTGATCCTGCTGATCATGCGGATTTCCGGCAAACGAACCATGGCTCAGGTGACAATCTTCGATTTTATTCTGCTGCTCATTATCGGTGAAGCGGTGGCTGAAGCCCTCGTGGGGGAGGATCCCTCCCTGACGGCTGCAGCGCTGATCGTCACCACCCTGGTGCTTCTAGACCGGGTCTCGGATTACCTTGGCTGGCGCGTGCCGCGGCTCAAACGCATCCTTGAAAGCGCCCCCGTAGTGCTGGTCGAAGATGGCCGACCGCTGCGCGACACCATGAATCGCGAACGGATCTCCGATGACGATATCCTCAGTTCCGCTCGAGAGACCCAAGGGCTGGAATCCATGGACCAGATCAAATGGGCGGTCCTGGAAACTTCTGGGACGATCAGTATCGTGGCCAAGCAAGAAGAATCAGCTTAGCTCCCGGTGTCTCAGACCGGCGGTTCTGGTGTGTCAGAGCGGTGGGCATAATACAGCGGTAAACCCACCAGCGCTAAGCCGCCAACCCAGTTTCCTAATAACACCGGAATCTGATTCCACAGCCACCAGTCGTCCACCCCGATCGGTGCGCCCAGCATCATGCCCACGGGGATCGCAAACAGATTGACCACGCTGTGTTCCAGATCTAATGCGAAGAACGCGGCAATGGGTGGCCAGATGGCCATGATCTTACCGCTGGTCGACTCGCTGGTCATCCCCATAACTACACCCAGGACCACCAGCCAGTTACACAAAACCCCACTGAGAAAGGCCAAGCCGGCTCCACCCAGGTAGCCGTGATGCTGGTAGTCGATAGTTTTAGCTTCTGCCAAATGGATTAGGCCTTGGGCGGTGGGATCAGCCCCGGTGGTCCACCACTGCGAAAGCAGTGCTGCAAATAAAAAGGCAGCCAAGAGGCCGCCGAGGATATGACCGAGCAAAACCCAGGTGAAATTCCGCCAGAGCTCACCCATCGTCGACTGCCGGTGCATCACCGACAACGGGACCAGCGCAAAGTTTCCGGTGAGCAGTTCGACGTTCAGCAATACGACGACCACCAGTCCCAAAGGAAACAACAGTGCTCCGACAATGCCGAATCCTGTCTCCTCGCTAGCAAAGATCGCAAAGGTGGTCGCTCCGGCAAGCAGGAATACCGAAAACCCAGCGCGCAAGACGAGCTGGGCGGCACTCAAATCCGTTTTGGCATCACCTGCCTCCAGCATGGAGTCAACGACAGCGGGCGGGGCAACATAGGACACGGCATACCTCTTCGCGTAGTCATCGGCTGCACCCAGGATTACGGGTCTTGCGGGTGAGCGTCAATTGTTCGTGTTCGGTCCGGATCCCATCGGGGCGACGGACGAGTGACAGAACCATTCCTATCGGCCAGACTGTTATGTGGATCACATCACCTTGCGTCTTGAAAGGAATGAATCGTTCGTATGCGTACCTATCCTCAAACTCCTCACGGTGGGGTGCTGGTAGATCAGGTCGTCCCGGAAGCTACTCGCGCGGCAGAGATTGAACGGGCCAGAACTCTCCCGAGCATTCGGGTGGATCTGGAAGCGATCATCACCATCGAAATGATTACCACCGGCGTGCTGTCTCCTAATCGTGGGTTCATGAATGAGCAGGACTATCTGTCGGTCTTGGAACAGGGACGCCTCTGCGATGGGACGGTCTGGCCGGTCCCGTTGAGCTTCGCGCCGACCGGGACCATGAACCAGGAGGTCATCGCGGGGCTTTCCAACGGAGACCAAGTGGCCTTGGTCGATGATGCCAACGAACCCGTGGCGATTTTAGAGATTGAAGATATTTTTGCTTACGACCGCGAACACCGCGCCGAGCATCTTTTTGGGACCACCGATCGCAAACATCCGGGCGTGGATTCTATCTACCGTCGGATGGGCGATACCGCCCTGGGTGGTACATTGCAGTTGCTCAACCGGGTGGACTGGGGACCATTTGAACGGCTCCGGCTCGAGCCCAAGGACACTTGGAAACTGTTCTACGAAGAGAAACAATTCAACTCGGTGGCCGGGTTCATTACGGGTGCTAACCCGTTGCATCGCGGACATGAGTACATTCACCGCAATGCGTTGGAAGAGATTGACGGGCTGTTCTTACAACCGTTAGTCGAGATGGCAAAGCGAGAGTTCGTCCGGCACGAATACCGGATCCGTGGCTACCAGAACGTGATGGACACCTACTACCCCACGGACCGCTCGATTCTGTCCCCGCTGCGTGTGACCTACATTTTCGCCGGCCCACGCGAGGCCGTACTGCACGCGTTGATCATGAAAAACTACGGGTGCACCCACGCGCTCATTGGCCGTGACCACGCCGGCATCGGCGACTTCTACGATAAATACGCCGGACACAATGTGTTTAGTGACTACGGCGAAGACGAACTCGGGATCGATGTACGGCTCTTCCACGAAGTCTTCTATGACACCCGAGCCGCCACCCACGCCTCCGCCCGAACGGTCGGCAACGACGACATCCGGTATCGACTCAACATCTCAGGTACCGGCATCCGAGAGTTGCTGCGCTACGGGTATATGCCACCCAAGGAAATTGTCCGGCCAGAAAGCGCGCTCGCAGCGATGCAGGGCATTCAACCCAAAGGCATCGGCGAGGATGGCGAGGCCACCATCACGCCGGTGGGCAAAGTCATCAAGAGCATGTTCCCGTTCTATTTGGAATACAAGCGCCTGGGCGGCGAGAAACTCGAGACCCCGCGCAAGGTCGAGGACCTCACGCTCCAAGACCTGGAGACAGCACTGCGTGACGTGCGCGCCAATGCCAACCTGATCTATCAAGACATCTACGACGAATACAGCTCTCATCTGGATCGGTCACCCTCGTTGCAGCCGGTCTGGCGCGAGGAAGCACGCGACGAGCTGCGCTGTGCTCAAGAGAAACTGCTGGGCGAGCTGGAACAGAAACTCCAGACCGCTCCAGAGGTTACCTCGGATGAGTACATGTATCAGGACCGCGCCGAAGTTGAACGAGAGTTGCACGCCGCGAAGCGGCTGCTTGCGGAGCTCCCGGTCAAAGTCAGCGACGAGTCCCGTCAACAGCGATCCTGGAACCCGATGCCGTACGAACGCTACCGTTCTTAGCGCTGGAAGTGGGCGCACAGGCTCGGGCCGGTGAGCTGATGACAGCTCATCGGTTCAGTTTGGGTGCCTCGTGGGGTTTTCCACAGGGCATCGAGATAGCAGGAAGTTGTCCACAAAGTGGCCGTTTTCCCTTATCATGTCCATGTGAATAGGTACCCTTGAGGTATGGAAACGGCAGTTGATTTGGGGCAACGGGTGCAGGAGTTTATCGACTCTCTGGCCTCGGTGCCGGCTGCTGTGTCCGAAGAGGACAATATTGATCGGTTGCAGCATTTAGAGCGCGCCAAGCGCGCCTTGGCGGCCGCCCAAGCGAAGGCGACGCATGCTTTTGTTGAGCAGCGTCAGGAAAATGAGGCTAGGCTGCGGATCACCACCACGGAGCAGCTCAAGGGCATAGAAGCTGAAGTCGGGTTAGCTCGTGGGGAATCCCCGTTCGTGGGGGCCGCGTTGACGCATATGGCCATTGCCCTGGGGACGGTGTTACCGAACACGTATACGGCTTTAGCCGAGGGTCGGGTCAGTGAATATCATGCACGGATCGTGGCCGACCAAACCAACCACCTCTCAGAGGCCCACCGCAAAGACATCGATGCTCTGATTACCCACCGGTTAGGGAAAGCCTCCAGCTCGCAGTTACGCAAACTCATTGAAGGCCACGCCTACCGGCTCGACCGCAAAGCCGCTGACCAGCGAGCGGCTGACAACGCCCGGCGCCGACGCCGAGTGTGCTTAGATCCGGCCGGGGAAGGCATGGTCTCTTTGACTGCCGAGCTGCCTACCCACCAGGGCCTGGCCGTCATGGACGCATTAAAGAAACGCACGAATAAACGCCTAGTCGCGCTACTGCGCCGCACCAGCGATGGCACCGCCGAAGCCGATACCACCCGGATCAGCCGCGATGACCTCATGGCCGATGTGTTTGTGGAAGCCCTCACCGGCCAAACCACCGCCAACAGCGTCACCGCCGAAGTCGTCGTCGTGATGCACGATACCAGCCTGTTGGGTGATGATGACGTGCCGGCCTGGATTCCCGGCCACGGGCCACTGCCGGCGGGCATGGTGAAACGCTGGCTGTCCGACCCGCAGGCGGCAAAGTTTTTCCGGCGGATGTATACCCGCGCCACCGATGGCCAATTGGTGGCCCTTGAATCCAAACGACGCCACTTCCCTGAAGGCCTGAGCAAAATGCTGACCATCCGGGACGACACCTGCGCCACACCCTGGTGCAATAGCCCCATCGAAGATGCCGATCATCGTAAACCCTGGGCTAAGGGTGGGGCTACCAGCTGGGATAATGCCACCGGGTTATGCAAACGCTGCAACCAACGCAAAGAAAACCGGGGCTGGACGTATTCCGGGACCCCAGATCGGTTGATGGTCCCCACCCCGACTGGGCACCAGTACACGGTGCCCACCCGACCACCCATCAGCCAGCTGCGCCATGACACCACCGACCCACCCATGGGACCCATCGACATCGCCTGGCGCACCGCAGCCTAACTCCCACGTGCCCGGCGCCAACAAGACCAGACTGTACGGCTCCGACCTCGCCACGGTGCATGGATACAGTTATCCCTCGCGACGCTGATGCTGTGTGGGTTCGCCTAAGGAGAGCATCAACCGGTTTGCCCAGTTGAAGAAGGCCGCCCCGTTGATCACATCAACGATGTCTGCGTCATCGAGACCAGCTTGGCTCAACGCCTCGATGTGCTCAGCGTCGAATTGGCTGGGTGTTTCGGTGAGTGCCGCAGAGGCTTGTGCGATGGCGGACCACGGTTGACCGAGGTCCGCCTCTACGCCCTCGTCAAGGAGTTTTTGCACGTCGTCTCGGCGACCGGACTCTTTGGTGGCTCGAGCGGTGTGCACGGACGCGCAATAGACGCACCCATTGACGCGGGAGGCCGCTGAGGCGGCGATCTCTCGTTCGGCGCGCGGCAGACCCGTGGTGACGTTATAGAAAATGTCTTGATCCGTGAGCGTGCGGGCTTCCAAGGCGTCCGGGTTGCGAACCAAGAGCCGGAAATACGGGCTCTTGAGCCGGAACTGGCCAATGAGCGCCGCGCGTTGCTCCTCGGTGAGGTCAACCTCTGCTACCGGAGCTAACCAAGGCTCCCACCCGAGGCTGTCTTGAGTAAAGCCTTCGGGGCGCTGTGATTCAGTACGTGCAGGAGTGTCACTCATGATTTGGCTCTTTTCAGGGCGATCAGCCCGTCGACAACGCGTATCTGGAACGACAAAAACGAGATGAGCTGGCTCAACGTGACGATGTCATCGGCACTCCAACCGGCCGCTTCAAGCCGCCGTAAGTGCCCGGGTTCGGCGTCGCGGGGATGCAAGCTCAGCAGATGGGCGTGCTCGAGGGCCGCGGCGAGACGCTCATCGATCACCGCCGGACGGTGCTTGGGTGTGTAGGACACGGTTGGGCCCGGTTCGGATTCGGCCGCCAGCCCGGTTTCCTTGTACTCGCCATACGGACCGGGGCGACGATCCCGTGCTGCCAGCTCGGCAACCGCTGCGGCGAGCTCCGGGCTGATTTCGTCTTCGAGCAGCTCGGTGTAGAACGCGGCGGCCGGAGATTCGCTGGCCTGCAAGCTGACCGTATAGGCCGCAATCGCATAGCGTTCGGCCAAGGGGAAGGTCCCGGGATCGGCGGGTTCAAACAGGACTTCGAAGCTGCGTTGGGCGTTGTCGCGGGCTTGTTGCCGGGTCCGACGGATCTGATCCAGTGCGGAACCGGGCTCAATCTGGGCCAAGGTATCAATGATGTCCGCCATGCCTAGCCCGCCACACTCCAACCCAGTGCCGGGGCAACCTGGGTGCCGAGCAATTCCAGCGAGCGCATGGTCAACTCGTGACCCGGGTCCAGGGAGTGGACCTGGAAGCTGACCTCGGTGGCTGCCGCTGCGGCCTTATCTTCCGCTAGTTGTTCAGCGACCTCATCAACGGTGCCGAAATACGTCCCGGTGTACCGCAACAGCTCGGTGTCGCTGAGATCGGCGGCATTGATGGGCTCGCCATTGGAGCGCAGATTGCGTTCGGCCAAGTGCGCCACGCGAGTGCGCAAGTGCTTCAGCGCGGCAGACCGGTTCTCTTCGTCAATCACCACTGCGGTCCGTGAGGCCAGAATGCGCGGTTCGACGCCGGACGTGAGGTGTTCGCGGTAGGTTTCGATGATCGGCATTTGCAGATCGCCGACGAGTTCACCAACCTCAGCTCCGGGCTGGATCCGCGACAGCATCAGTCCGTCACCGGCCTGGCCGGCCCGGGTGGCGCCATTGGCCGAGAACGTCGCCTGCCAGATGCGCTCCCCGAGGCCTGGCGAGAGCGGTTGCATGACTTTGTCGGTGGA from Enteractinococcus fodinae includes the following:
- a CDS encoding alkylhydroperoxidase domain protein, whose amino-acid sequence is MSDTPARTESQRPEGFTQDSLGWEPWLAPVAEVDLTEEQRAALIGQFRLKSPYFRLLVRNPDALEARTLTDQDIFYNVTTGLPRAEREIAASAASRVNGCVYCASVHTARATKESGRRDDVQKLLDEGVEADLGQPWSAIAQASAALTETPSQFDAEHIEALSQAGLDDADIVDVINGAAFFNWANRLMLSLGEPTQHQRREG
- a CDS encoding formate/nitrite transporter family protein, yielding MSYVAPPAVVDSMLEAGDAKTDLSAAQLVLRAGFSVFLLAGATTFAIFASEETGFGIVGALLFPLGLVVVVLLNVELLTGNFALVPLSVMHRQSTMGELWRNFTWVLLGHILGGLLAAFLFAALLSQWWTTGADPTAQGLIHLAEAKTIDYQHHGYLGGAGLAFLSGVLCNWLVVLGVVMGMTSESTSGKIMAIWPPIAAFFALDLEHSVVNLFAIPVGMMLGAPIGVDDWWLWNQIPVLLGNWVGGLALVGLPLYYAHRSDTPEPPV
- a CDS encoding NUDIX hydrolase, producing the protein MYPSPFISVAAVVLTNDAGQVALVRKYQTTALIFPGGKPEPGETARAAAARELHEELGIVVAAEDFTHVGEYTTRAANEAATELRSDVYSTHLPPGQHASAQAEIAEMWWVDPAALDVPAGYRLAPLSSRVLQLLAQGTVPGQHR
- a CDS encoding HNH endonuclease; protein product: METAVDLGQRVQEFIDSLASVPAAVSEEDNIDRLQHLERAKRALAAAQAKATHAFVEQRQENEARLRITTTEQLKGIEAEVGLARGESPFVGAALTHMAIALGTVLPNTYTALAEGRVSEYHARIVADQTNHLSEAHRKDIDALITHRLGKASSSQLRKLIEGHAYRLDRKAADQRAADNARRRRRVCLDPAGEGMVSLTAELPTHQGLAVMDALKKRTNKRLVALLRRTSDGTAEADTTRISRDDLMADVFVEALTGQTTANSVTAEVVVVMHDTSLLGDDDVPAWIPGHGPLPAGMVKRWLSDPQAAKFFRRMYTRATDGQLVALESKRRHFPEGLSKMLTIRDDTCATPWCNSPIEDADHRKPWAKGGATSWDNATGLCKRCNQRKENRGWTYSGTPDRLMVPTPTGHQYTVPTRPPISQLRHDTTDPPMGPIDIAWRTAA
- a CDS encoding LLM class flavin-dependent oxidoreductase — encoded protein: MPRIGFFTRLLDEGTAAQRYRWALEQIQQAERAGFATAWVAQHHFDADEGGLPTPWPFLGAAAQATSRIRLGTAVVTLPHENPVRTAEDAAVLDILSDGRFEFGIAPGASPENLAALGYENTNARERFNQDLPVLRAALAGEPLGSTDKVMQPLSPGLGERIWQATFSANGATRAGQAGDGLMLSRIQPGAEVGELVGDLQMPIIETYREHLTSGVEPRILASRTAVVIDEENRSAALKHLRTRVAHLAERNLRSNGEPINAADLSDTELLRYTGTYFGTVDEVAEQLAEDKAAAAATEVSFQVHSLDPGHELTMRSLELLGTQVAPALGWSVAG
- a CDS encoding CMD domain protein, producing MADIIDTLAQIEPGSALDQIRRTRQQARDNAQRSFEVLFEPADPGTFPLAERYAIAAYTVSLQASESPAAAFYTELLEDEISPELAAAVAELAARDRRPGPYGEYKETGLAAESEPGPTVSYTPKHRPAVIDERLAAALEHAHLLSLHPRDAEPGHLRRLEAAGWSADDIVTLSQLISFLSFQIRVVDGLIALKRAKS
- a CDS encoding DUF421 domain-containing protein, translating into MDVVIRAAAVYLLILLIMRISGKRTMAQVTIFDFILLLIIGEAVAEALVGEDPSLTAAALIVTTLVLLDRVSDYLGWRVPRLKRILESAPVVLVEDGRPLRDTMNRERISDDDILSSARETQGLESMDQIKWAVLETSGTISIVAKQEESA
- a CDS encoding metallopeptidase family protein, with protein sequence MDMTMDEFETLVTEVLDSLDDEIVGGLENLVFVVEDRPADGSMDLLGYYEGYDRDARADYGFGQLPDQIVLFREPLLSICDDVQQLRHEVRVTLIHEIAHYYGIDDDALHELGWA